The following are encoded in a window of Acropora muricata isolate sample 2 chromosome 6, ASM3666990v1, whole genome shotgun sequence genomic DNA:
- the LOC136920037 gene encoding uncharacterized protein, with product PKAVPDQLFISSSLPVDAHVTDKIRAKICNQEYIDFGTLLANPVLDNRYSITVGNAESGAVPSLCLEPVSKPKQITSIEAWTSCFLIFVGIYTSKYPAEAPALMKYGEIIQDLAARGHNWRYYDRNFRFLRQKQASAFPWGVLHGELWLRAQSPLTKKPQPANVVKPRARTDLPRVPQGFCFKFHRGLACSGCSFKHSCFKCSGEHRATLCTFRAPSLPSPNLPTPIRVHRLIPLLSGYHHSTAEFLYSGFSFGFPIHFEGVRASSTAKNLVSAFQHPNVVDAKIKKELDSHRLAGPFQFPPLHPFRISPLGVVPKKTPGEFRLIHHLSYPKGSSVNDGIDSEHTKALAAFWQKLT from the exons CCCAAAGCAGTACCTGACCAACTATTTATCTCGTCCAGTCTCCCTGTTGATGCCCACGTCACTGATAAGATAAGGGCCAAGATATGCAATCAAGAATATATTGACTTTGGGACTCTGTTAGCCAACCCAGTTCTTGATAATAGATATAGCATAACAGTGGGTAATGCCGAGAGTGGTGCAGTGCCCTCTCTCTGCCTTGAGCCGGTTTCAAAGCCCAAACAGATCACTAGCATTGAAGCTTGGACTAGCTGCTTTTTGATTTTTGTAGGCATTTACACCTCTAAGTATCCAGCTGAGGCCCCTGCCCTCATGAAATACGGGGAAATAATTCAGGACTTGGCAGCAAGGGGCCATAATTGGAGGTATTATGATCGAAACTTCCGTTTTCTGCGTCAAAAGCAGGCCTCCGCATTCCCTTGGGGCGTTTTGCATGGGGAACTGTGGCTTCGAGCTCAGTCTCCTCTTACCAAAAAACCACAGCCTGCCAATGTCGTGAAGCCGCGGGCACGGACAGATTTGCCAAGAGTTCCCCAAGGTTTTTGCTTCAAGTTCCATCGGGGCCTTGCTTGTTCAGGCTGTTCCTTCAAGCATTCGTGTTTTAAGTGTTCAGGGGAACACAGGGCAACTTTGTGTACTTTTCGTGCCCCCAGTCTGCCAAGCCCAAACCTTCCAACCCCCATAAGAGTTCATAGGCTAATCCCACTGCTGTCTGGTTATCACCATTCCACAGCAGAATTTCTTTACTCCGGCTTCAGTTTTGGTTTTCCAATACATTTTGAAGGTGTTAGAGCGTCGTCAACAGCTAAAAACCTTGTTTCTGCTTTTCAACATCCTAACGTCGTGGATGCAAAAATCAAAAAAGAGCTTGATTCCCATAGGTTGGCCGGCCCCTTTCAGTTTCCGCCACTGCATCCATTTCGCATCTCCCCACTGGGAGTTGTTCCTAAAAAGACTCCAGGAGAGTTTCGTTTGATACACCATCTGTCTTATCCCAAAGGTTCCTCGGTTAATGATGGTATTGATTCTGAGCATACCAAG GCCCTGGCTGCTTTTTGGCAAAAACTGACATAA
- the LOC136921065 gene encoding uncharacterized protein: protein MTSEIPDFQVQEPLEKEATTQTEGPEQNEAGSETEEFDYMFRPAGYQAPDQEFFESDAKVRSYAGLPSYEVLMVVFEHVASHVSRQTQNLSRFREFVMVLIKLRLNVPLQDLAYRFVVSVTTVSRIFSYWMVVMDVRLKFMISWPVREQLWQTMPMCFQYAFGKKVVVIDCFEVFIERPSNLLARAQTFPSYKHHNTFKVLVGITPQGSSSFVSEAWGGRTSDKYLTENCGFLEFLVPGDMVMADRGFTISDSVGLKQAKLTIPVFTKRKSQLDLLDVEQTRGIANVHIHVERVIGLLRRKYAILQSTLPTDYLTCNRNGPPETEVPTIDRIIRICPALVNVLQWSLLISFLFVACEKHECSQPTASDDKKFTQEIFT, encoded by the coding sequence ATGACTTCCGAAATTCCAGATTTCCAGGTGCAAGAGCCGCTGGAAAAAGAGGCCACCACTCAAACAGAAGGACCGGAACAGAACGAAGCTGGCAGTGAAACTGAAGAATTTGACTACATGTTTAGGCCTGCTGGATATCAAGCACCAGACCAGGAGTTCTTCGAGTCTGATGCCAAAGTAAGATCTTATGCTGGACTGCCAAGCTACGAAGTGCTGATGGTTGTTTTTGAGCATGTTGCTTCGCACGTCTCAAGACAAACTCAGAATCTCAGTCGTTTCCGGGAATTTGTTATGGTTCTCATTAAACTGAGACTTAATGTTCCTTTACAAGACCTTGCATACCGCTTCGTGGTGTCCGTCACAACAGTTTCAAGGATTTTCTCTTACTGGATGGTTGTCATGGACGTTAGGctgaaattcatgatttcatggcCAGTAAGGGAACAGTTATGGCAAACTATGCCAATGTGCTTCCAGTATGCTTTTGGCAAGAAGGTAGTTGTCATTGACTGCTTTGAAGTGTTCATTGAGCGTCCATCTAATTTACTTGCAAGAGCTCAGACCTTTCCATCATATAAGCACCATAACACTTTCAAGGTTCTGGTTGGAATCACTCCCCAAGGAAGCAGTTCCTTTGTATCAGAGGCTTGGGGAGGAAGGACCTCTGACAAGTACCTGACAGAGAACTGTGGCTTTTTAGAATTTTTGGTCCCAGGGGATATGGTCATGGCTGACAGGGGCTTTACAATTTCTGACAGTGTTGGACTCAAGCAGGCAAAATTAACTATTCCTGTATTTACGAAGAGGAAATCACAGCTTGATCTGTTGGATGTAGAGCAAACAAGAGGGATAGCTAATGTGCACATCCATGTTGAACGTGTGATAGGCCTACTGCGCAGAAAATATGCCATTCTGCAAAGCACCCTTCCCACAGATTACTTGACGTGCAATCGGAATGGACCACCAGAAACTGAAGTACCTACCATTGACCGTATTATTAGAATTTGCCCTGCCCTGGTAAATGTCCTCCAATGGTCCCTTTTgattagttttctttttgtagcaTGTGAAAAGCATGAGTGTAGTCAGCCAACTGCATCTGATGATAAAAAGTTTACCCAAGAAATATTTACATAA
- the LOC136919951 gene encoding uncharacterized protein, producing the protein MPPKRSARLSASASKPPAAKKQKRGRKSSATVSREEVATPSTANVTLPAIPPDLVEQIVNRVADEVSRRMASGTGGLPSNTNALKEVPVIDMTAAGSAANGISPLVQGSINAVQKNLTGYGKLGARLDSRLPITLPILHRILEAASSFSSSKYQICQFQAMCSIAFLRVGEMTSTTGLGPRPLQIHQVVQLVNDSNTIVALKIVFEDFKHSYNQPPSSMVINRVPIFCPVQLMLDYLALRGNKPGPLFITLHGHPVSRANFTDQLSLAIKFCGLNPARYKGHSFRIGAASHAADRGLSDAQIRVLGRSKSNAFHRYIRIPSVST; encoded by the exons ATGCCTCCAAAGCGTTCAGCCCGGCTTTCAGCTTCCGCCTCTAAGCCACCAGCGGCCAAGAAACAGAAGAGGGGCAGGAAGTCATCTGCCACTGTTTCCAGGGAAGAGGTGGCTACTCCTTCAACAGCCAATGTAACTCTGCCTGCAATTCCACCAGATCTTGTGGAACAAATTGTTAACAGGGTGGCAGACGAAGTTTCAAGACGCATGGCAAGTGGTACTGGTGGCCTACCGTCCAATACCAACGCACTGAAAGAGGTGCCTGTCATAGACATGACAGCAGCAGGGTCAGCAGCGAACGGCATTTCTCCCCTTGTTCAGGGCTCAATCAACGCAGTTCAGAAGAACCTTACAG GCTATGGTAAGCTTGGAGCCCGTTTGGATAGTCGGTTGCCAATTACTCTTCCGATTTTACATAGGATCTTGGAGGCTGCCTCAAGTTTTTCTAGTTCGAAGtatcaaatttgtcaatttcaaGCTATGTGCTCCATTGCTTTTCTTAGAGTAGGTGAAATGACCTCCACAACAGGCCTTGGTCCTCGACCTTTACAAATTCATCAAGTAGTTCAGCTGGTGAATGACTCCAATACCATAGttgctttaaaaattgtttttgaggATTTTAAACACAGTTATAACCAGCCGCCTTCTTCTATGGTCATTAATCGTGTACCCATTTTCTGTCCAGTTCAGTTGATGTTGGATTATTTGGCTCTACGGGGTAACAAACCTGGCCCCctttttattacattacatgGTCATCCAGTTTCTCGAGCCAATTTTACTGATCAGCTGTCTTTGGCGATTAAATTCTGTGGGCTCAACCCTGCTCGTTATAAGGGACATAGTTTTCGGATTGGGGCTGCCTCTCATGCTGCAGATCGGGGTTTGTCTGATGCCCAGATACGAGTTTTGGGCAGGTCGAAGTCTAATGCTTTTCATCGATATATTCGCATTCCTTCTGTATCAACGTAG
- the LOC136919950 gene encoding uncharacterized protein, which translates to MPMGCSSSCLTFETFSTAVEWIARQRLSIAHILHLLDDFLIVASSATLCQAQLDLFLNLCSYLGIPMAPEKTCGPATTLSFAGIELDSILSEARLPLDKIDKSRNLISAFLARKKVSLTELQSLTGLLNFACSVIKPGRAFLRRLIDLTIGVRSPHHLIRLNKEVKEDLKVWLSFLTDFNGRSFFIDDVWQNSVKLSLYTDASGALGFGAIFGSKWCYGKWPANWAHSNIAILEFYPIVLSLYLWGHEMSHQCVLFFTDNEALVHVINKQSCKDKPLMSFVRKLVAICLQHNIVFKAKHIPGIHNNLADSLSRLQVQTFRQLAPPHMDQSPTEIPLYLQPQNWQP; encoded by the coding sequence ATGCCTATGGGTTGTTCTAGTTCTTGTCTCACCTTCGAGACATTTAGTACTGCTGTGGAATGGATTGCTAGACAGAGGTTGAGCATTGCACACATTTTGCATCTTTTGGATGACTTTTTGATTGTAGCCTCATCAGCTACGTTATGTCAAGCCCAGCTAGATCTCTTTTTGAATTTGTGTTCTTACTTAGGCATTCCCATGGCACCTGAAAAAACATGTGGCCCTGCCACTACTTTGTCATTTGCTGGTATCGAATTAGATTCCATCCTTTCAGAGGCTCGTTTACCTCTtgacaaaattgacaaaagCAGAAATTTGATCTCTGCATTTTTGGCTCGTAAGAAGGTATCTCTGACAGAGCTCCAGTCATTGACTGGCTTGTTGAATTTTGCCTGCTCAGTCATCAAGCCAGGTAGAGCATTTTTAAGGCGATTGATTGATCTTACGATAGGTGTCCGGTCACCTCATCATCTCATTCGGCTGAATAAAGAGGTTAAAGAGGATCTTAAAGTTTGGCTTTCTTTTCTGACAGATTTCAATGGCCGATCCTTTTTCATTGATGATGTCTGGCAAAATTCTGTTAAATTGAGTCTTTACACAGATGCCTCAGGTGCACTGGgatttggtgcaatttttggcAGCAAATGGTGCTATGGGAAATGGCCTGCAAATTGGGCTCATTCTAATATTGCCATTTTAGAGTTTTATCCAATTGTTTTAAGTCTGTACCTGTGGGGACATGAAATGAGCCATcagtgtgttttgtttttcactgataATGAGGCACTTGTCCATGTTATCAACAAGCAATCATGCAAAGACAAACCATTGATGAGTTTTGTTAGGAAGCTGGTGGCTATCTGTCTACAACACAAcattgttttcaaagcaaaacaCATCCCCGGGATCCACAATAATTTAGCAGACTCTTTGTCTCGATTACAGGTACAGACTTTCAGACAGTTGGCTCCACCTCACATGGACCAATCCCCCACAGAGATACCCCTGTATCTGCAGCCTCAGAACTGGCAGCCAtag